A part of Aurantimicrobium sp. MWH-Uga1 genomic DNA contains:
- a CDS encoding response regulator transcription factor: protein MSTPNPISSQDDTTRFGYEEASKLELLTRRQFQILRGIAQGKSNKTIAQELGIKTNTVGNHLLTIYRDLEISEDQNQRVVAALMFHKVLR, encoded by the coding sequence GTGTCCACCCCTAATCCAATCTCCAGCCAGGATGACACCACCCGTTTTGGTTACGAAGAGGCCTCCAAGCTGGAATTACTTACCCGGCGTCAATTTCAAATACTTCGAGGCATTGCGCAGGGGAAAAGCAATAAGACGATTGCGCAAGAGCTCGGTATAAAAACCAACACGGTGGGAAATCACCTATTGACGATTTACCGAGATTTGGAAATATCAGAAGACCAAAACCAAAGAGTTGTGGCGGCACTGATGTTCCACAAAGTGTTGCGTTGA
- a CDS encoding TetR/AcrR family transcriptional regulator, which translates to MMTTKSQLTRSRIVESAVHVFANSGKESASLVEIAKEAQITSQGIYRYFSNKDELYLEAIRADVEDLFFQLLRRLAPIPAPFFAGAVWLILIELLPSHPLAIEAVLSKESAIQAVVKSCISTQLLQESFIAEMKLASEKGIVRQDIDASVLAKACADCLIEISIPTIMEGKYGTPEWISLQMIFLSAAFYPLPDFLNEEVIVQFQEQARELGLNAVLNNYNFD; encoded by the coding sequence ATGATGACTACAAAGTCACAGCTCACTAGAAGTCGCATCGTTGAATCGGCTGTCCACGTTTTTGCGAACTCCGGCAAAGAATCTGCGTCATTGGTTGAGATTGCCAAAGAAGCTCAGATAACGAGCCAGGGCATTTATCGATACTTTTCAAACAAGGATGAGCTTTATCTCGAAGCGATCCGGGCGGATGTCGAAGACTTATTTTTTCAGTTGCTTCGAAGATTGGCACCAATTCCTGCACCCTTTTTTGCTGGCGCAGTTTGGCTCATCCTTATCGAGTTACTGCCCAGCCACCCATTAGCCATAGAAGCAGTGCTTTCAAAAGAAAGTGCTATTCAAGCTGTAGTGAAATCCTGTATAAGCACACAACTTTTGCAAGAGAGTTTTATTGCAGAAATGAAACTTGCTTCTGAGAAAGGCATAGTCAGACAGGATATTGATGCATCTGTTTTGGCAAAAGCGTGCGCAGACTGTCTCATTGAAATCTCTATCCCCACAATCATGGAAGGAAAATACGGTACCCCTGAATGGATCTCTCTTCAAATGATCTTTTTGTCTGCTGCTTTTTACCCATTACCAGACTTCCTTAACGAAGAAGTGATTGTTCAATTTCAGGAGCAGGCCAGAGAGCTGGGGTTGAACGCCGTATTAAATAATTACAATTTTGACTAA
- the dcd gene encoding dCTP deaminase encodes MLLSDRDIRAELESGRIGLDPSADDMIQPSSVDVRIDRYFRLFDNHKYPYIDPAEDQPDLTRLIEVDPSEPFILHPGEFVLGATYEQVTLPDDIAARLEGKSSLGRLGLVTHSTAGFIDPGFSGHITLELSNMATLPIKLWPGMKIGQLCFFKLTSPAEKPYGSAEYKSRYHGQRGPTASRSFLNFHRTDVSATDAGAVGG; translated from the coding sequence ATGCTTCTTTCTGATCGAGATATTCGTGCTGAACTCGAGTCTGGTCGTATTGGTTTGGACCCCTCAGCTGACGACATGATTCAGCCTTCGAGCGTTGATGTTCGAATCGACCGATACTTCCGCTTGTTTGATAACCACAAGTATCCCTACATCGACCCTGCAGAAGATCAGCCTGACCTCACTCGTTTGATCGAAGTTGACCCCAGCGAACCGTTCATCCTGCACCCTGGAGAGTTTGTTCTCGGTGCAACCTATGAACAAGTTACTTTGCCCGATGACATCGCAGCGCGCCTAGAGGGTAAAAGTTCGCTCGGCCGCCTTGGCCTGGTCACGCACTCCACTGCCGGGTTTATTGACCCTGGTTTCTCCGGTCACATCACCTTGGAGCTGTCAAACATGGCGACTCTTCCCATAAAGTTGTGGCCTGGAATGAAGATTGGCCAGCTCTGCTTCTTCAAACTGACCTCACCGGCAGAAAAGCCATATGGATCTGCCGAATACAAGTCTCGCTACCACGGACAGCGCGGCCCTACGGCATCGCGTTCATTCTTGAACTTCCACCGCACTGATGTCAGTGCAACAGATGCTGGAGCCGTCGGGGGCTAA